In Aedes albopictus strain Foshan chromosome 3, AalbF5, whole genome shotgun sequence, the genomic window TTGGTTCGGTTTGGCTTATAAATATTTACGTGCTTGTTTTATACAAAACGCAATtagcaaaaaatgttcaaattgaaaaacAAACTTAGGAATAAATTCAAATCGTCCAAAATCGATTGCCATCCggatgatttcagtgtgctatcgtTCGATTTCAGTCCGGAAGCATCGCCAGCTCCACCGCCGACTGCATCCGAACAATCGGACAGCAATACGTCCACCGGTTGTGACCGCTCTTTCCAAAACGATGGATGCGATCCACCCCCGGCAAGTGCTGATGAAAGTGGTCCCACATCGTCGTTAAACTACAGCTGCTGTTACAATTATAATTTCAACATCAACTACAACTTCTCTCCACCACCACATGGCTGCAATGTCGGGCGTGAATCCCCGAAGTGGTGTGATGAGGAAATCTGCGAGGAACTGCACCTGTTCGACAGCGATAGCAATCTGGCagcggagattcctcttgaaccGAGTAAAAAGAGCAAAACCAGCAAAAAAGTCCGACCGACATCTACGGATCGGAGCAAACGCAGCTTCTCGAGTATGTCATCGAAGGTAACACCCGGTAATCCACGGGCACCGAAAGCATCCATGAAAGCATCGCGATGTTTGTCCACGAGTGATTTGTCGACATACAAAGGCAGTGGCTATAGCGACCACAGCTACGACTACAACAACATTTGCAATCGGCTGCACTCGGTGAAGATTACGGAAATGCTAGATCAGAAGGGGACGAATCTCACCGACCATGACCGGAGGATTTTGCACTGTATGGTTCTCAAACGTATCAAGGAGATTGAACGACTCGAGGAATCCGTTGTGGCGAAACAGTGCTGGGAACAGGAAAAGGCATATCGGAAGTCTTTGCTCGACGAACAGGAGCGGAACTATAAGAAAGCTATTAAACTGAAGCGGAACATTGAGAAAATCGAGATTAGAAATCGCAAGCAGCGACTAGAACGGTTGGAGCAACAACAGATCGAGAAGATTCAAAATGAAATTACCGAGAAGGACATACGGTCTAGCAGTTTGCGTAAAACCTTGGAAATCCAGAAGGGCATCAAGGAGTGTGAGAAGAAGAACCGCGAGCTGAAGCGCATCGAGGATGCTACAATCAACCAGGAAGAGAAAACATTGGACAAGGACATCTGGCGGCAGGCGTTGGTCGATCATTTGGAGGAACGAGTGCAACGTGCGGACGTGCTAAGGCACAGGGTCTTGGATGTGTACAAACGCCGAGTGAAGATCGACAATCAACTGGAGAAGAAGATGCACGACCACAATCTGAAGCAGACGCTCGAACAGGAGCGCTACAAACTGATGAAGCTGCAGGAGCGGATCATGATGCGGGAGAGCCGCTACCAGCGGTTCAAGGACAGCAAGAAACGTATCTTCGACCAGCTGAAGAGCCGTGCCAAGACGACTGCCGCTCTGCGAGATATGGTTAAGCATTCGATTAGTCCGGATACCTGTGCGAAAACCATTGTCGGCAACCAACAGCGGGTGATCAATGTGGTGCAGGTGAAGTGAAACAGTTGCGTTAGGTAGTTTTAGCTACAATAAGATGTATATGTAAATAGTTTGGCGTGAAAGTGTGTACCCAAAGTTTGCTAAATAAAACTACTTACTGAGGCATATAAACGTAAATAATTTTTATTGCGAGCGTTGGCTGTTATTTTCTGATACCGATCCAGATCCAGAATCCACAcccgaattctgaaaaaaatctcaggagaaccatcagggattgctttagaagttccttcagggattcctataggagaTCTTTCAGAGAataatctaggagttccttctaaactTTAAGAATGCCTACAGGAGCTTCTttaggcattcgtccaggagtttcatcaaagattcctccgggagttccttcaaggatttgtgcagaaggtccttcagagatttctcctggaattgcttcatggaGTGCTTTATACGTAATTTgaatcagggatttctcttggcgttccttcagggattcctcagagatctctccaagagctcctccaagGATCGCTTAAGGGTTTCATACAAAGATTCTTGAAAGAGGATACAAGAATGCCACCaagaatttcagggattcctctagaagttctgtcagggattcctacagaagttctgtcagggattactccatttaagatttctccaagagctccttcagagattcttccgggattcgctcctggagttctttcggattttttttccaggaggattcagagatgccttcaggagacacatcaggaattttccagaactttcttcaggaagttctacaggagttccttcaaggatttcttgagggCTATTATCAGGCATATATCCAGAATTTCCTTGAAGGAtctctcatggagtttcttcaagaattccttcaggattcctttcgggaattctctagggtttccttttGGCATTCATCCAAAATGATTCGGTGATGTCtccagaggattcctccagaaaattcttcaaggattgctacaggaGTGTCTTCAGGGATTAGTTCAGGAGTTCGTTCggatattctttcaggatttctttcaaaaattcctcctaaaattccttcaaagattcccccaAAATTCTAATCAAAGATTTCTCccgattgcttcagaattttcttcagattcttccagaaggattccaaAGGTATCCCCAGGaggtccatcagggattcctccagaagttgcttcagggatttctatagaagatccttcagagattagtctaggaattctttcttaaGTTTAAGAACTCATAcaggagcttcttcaggaatCAGTCCAGGAGTTatatcaaagattcctccatgagttcctccaaggattcgtgcAGAATgtccttcagagatacctcctggaattccttcatgaagtcCTTTAAGTcgaatcaggaatttctcctggcgtttcttcagggatgcctccaggagtttcttcagaaatctctccaagagctccttcagggattgctccaggatttccttcagggatttagggaatttctctagaagtttcttcagggattcatacagaagttctttgagggattattccaggtgttcctcctaagattcctccaggagttctaacaGGAATCGCTGCTGGAGTTCTTTCggtaatttttccaggaggattcgAGGATGCTTTCAGGAGATACATTAGGGATTTCCCAgaactttcttcaggaagtcctacaGGAGTTTTATCAGGGCTCCttataggagttccttcaaggatttctttaggactaTAGTCAGGCATATTTCTAGGATTTCCCTAAAGGGTTTCTCATGgagtttccacaaaaattcctccaggatttcttcccggaattttgtaaggtttccttctggaataccttcggggattccgcctagaattccttcggggtttccttttggaattcattcggggattcctcttggaattccttcgaagtttACTCCTAGTATTCTTTCGAGGGTTCTTTTgctaattcctcttggaattacttcgtagatttgtcctggaatttcttctagaattcgttcggggattactcaaggaattctttcgaggtttAAACCTGCAgtccattcagggattccttcggggattcctcttggaattccttcgagcattcctcctggagttccttcgaagattccttttgaaattccttcgggaattcctcctgaaatttcttcggggatttcacatGGATTTCCATCGGGGATGCCTCTAGAAGTTCCGAGGGGaaaattctgggattccttcggggatacctcctggatttttttttcggaaattcctatctagggattcctcctggaattccttctgggattcctcctggaattccttcagggattgcttcgattattcctcttggaattctttcggggattcctcctggaattgcatcgaGGATATTTCCTGGAAGGCTTTCGaaggttcttcctggaatttcttcgaggtttCATCCTGGAATTACTTTTTAGGGATTCCCAAGTCTAAATAACGTGACGTTCTgatgtttttgagaaaaataaacaaacactgtatgaaatttgacctccttcaatggcaatggagtaatgcaacatgcactaaacGCACTAAACTAAGGATACGGGTCAAAACTGATCGCAGTAGcggacccgaacaggaaaaaaatgGGAAGGGTAGAAATCTGCTTAGTCATACGCGCtatttcccgtcatatcagacggaaaatagttaatacttacagatattccaacttacctttgcaaTTGCTCATAAGATGGAAGCAATaacatgtagactatcaataatcaGCCAATATAGCACTAGAAATGGAATGATTATGTAAAATTTCgcatttcaatttcactccacttacgagttgatgATTTtcctcgttttgcgtacgacgaaggaaagtgcaccaaagcagcagctagccgaactgTTCCTCACCCCCGTTCAATTTTCACATCGCCGATTGACACCCCACAAACGCTCTGTGgttcttcaaagttggatttcactgcagcAGAAtgaagaaaaaagctaccaaataaataaaataaagcgCTTTTCCCCATCAATACAAAGTAAAcaaacaagttgtcttcgtcctagggaggatgcaagcaaatgtgtgcgagTATTGTTAGTCGGTGCTTAAGTTAGATGGAAATTAGATAAAAACTCTTTTCAAACATAATAATTTATGTCATCATTGGTCAAGAAAAAGCTCCAACATGCTTTCTGCGTTTCAGAAAATAAAACACATGAATATACGAACTATGTTACGGAACATTCGGATTGTTTGAAGCAATGAAAAAAAGATTTGTAATTGATTTACATTTATTAAAAACCGTTCGTCGATTTAAATGAAAAGAATACTCGAAACATCATTACGAACACCAAAGACAGCCTCATAGAATTCTGATTCGCCTTCTGCTAGGGGTTGAATGGTCCATACTACGTAAGGCTTGTGCTTGGTGCTCGTACAATACGGGATGCAACTGTATACGTTTGGAAATGCGATAAAAAAATAAACTTGAGTGGTCGCCATATTATACGCTACGGTCGCCATGTCGATAGAAATAAAATAAGATAAGTGAAATCCATAAAAAGAGGTAAATCTATTCAACACATATGGCAAACAAATGCATTCGTTTGAGCAATAAACTAAGGATAAAAACTATATCCAAGTGATAAGTAAATGCCAGAGTGTGACGGAACATATTAAGTCTAAAATTTTGCGTTTGCCTACTACAGAATTGCTTCTAAAATTGCTAAAAATTTCGTTTAACGCCACATCATTTCTCGAATCAGGTCTATATTCTCACGATTGCGAATCTTATCTTGCCTAAGTGTAAAATTTTTTGTAGGTAAAAATTTGTTTCGTTTACATAGTAATACCTTGTAAAATTGGAAAAAGAATGTTCGTCTTTTCTTCTCGCTTTTTTGTCGTTAAAATCTTATCACACTTAATATCTGTAACGTCTTTATCGCTTACAATCTAGTTGGACTTATGTAAAATAGTAATATACTTAagtatgtaataaaaaaaaagtgggGAGTCACGCGATGCTCGCTCGCGTTTGTGACGTTTTCAACCGTCGAAATCTGCTTGCTGTCACCGATACGAATAGGTTGATCACTACTTGCAAGCTAGTTCAATATGGCAGTATAAAAGATATACATCAACATGTAGTAGATCGAAGTCAGCACCGATCGAGTAACTCCCCGGGACCTTAGTCAGATAAGGAAGGACCCGTTGGCAGGACGGCCTTTGATGGGGGTCTCGACGCTGATGGTTAGTTGATTGCTGCCCGGTTGATACAATCTCAAATAGTAGAGGTAACCTTCGTCGTCGATGGTGAAAAACTTGTTGAAATCTCTGCTGATCATCAGCTTCTTGGCCGACGATCCGATCAGCTTGATGCACGACAGCAGTTGGGGCTTGTTCGAGGGCCCTACTCTGCTGAGCCACTGGAGGCCAACATCATCTACGTCGAAGGAAAACGATCCGTTTTGAGCGGGGCTACCAGCATATGGCGATGAGAGTCCAGATGATGGACTTCCGAATGATGAACGATGGTGAATATCTATGGCGGGAGATGCGACAGAAGATCGCGACTTGTAGCGGTTGGAGCGTCTCTTAACATCGTTCGAGTCCAACCGGGGCGGATTGTTGATAACGTAGTCCAAGTTCCAGAATACGATCTGCTCTCCAATACTGACCAGAATGTGGGGGCTGTTCGGGTCCTGCCAAGGGCTAAAGTACATCGATGCCACTTCGTATGTGTGGGACTCGAGCGTTGCGATCACCTTGCGTTCTTCGGTGTTGTACACTTCTATGGCACCTCGCTTATATCCGATGGCAAGCAGTTCTCCCTGGGGCGACATGGCACAGCTGGAAATTCTTCCCCACTTTGGCGCAGGGTTCTCCGCCAGATCGTGGATGTGCTGAACGTGTATTTCCAGGCGATCGTCTTCGGCGGGATTAAATTTCAGCTGCTCGATAGCACCTTCGCTCGTACAGATGATCAGACATTGCTCATTGAATGCCGATGCACCAAAGATTAGCCGTTGGCTGAGGGTTCGCTCGACGGCCTTAGATTGCACATTGAATATCTGGGGGTAAAACGATTGGAGCAAAGGAACGTGTTAGAAAGGTATATAATGAATTGTTTAAGGGAGACCGTTCTTACTGTTCAGCTGAGtactcaaaaaaataaaaatccaaagtAATAACCATAGGATTTTCCATACGAATTgtaaaaatacaaaaagaactttcagacgggatttccaaagaaatttccatagaagaaatttctaaagaagctcACAAAACCATTACCGAAGCATTTGCTACATAAATTAAAGTTTGCAAAGGAATTTGGAAAACCTTTTTCCcacagaatttttttaagaaatttctaacaaagttcctaaaaaaatcttgaaaattttcaccAAAGAAATTGCGAGTTCAATTGTCAACACAATGGCTGAcacagtttccaaaagaattgccaaaaaaaaatctagaaataatGTAGCAGGATTAAAAAAAAGACCaaacaaatccccgaaggaactttcaGAGTATTTTTAGAgtcgattttcaaagaaattccttaagggattgctGCATAGATATCCAAACTAAACTATaactaaaaaaagaaatttccgaataaactacAGAGAAGATACTTGCACTTAGATCAAACTGACAGCTCTAAAGAAAACAAGTGCCACGtttgaaataaactttcaatTTGAATGCTtcttttcttctaggaatcttttATAAACATAGTAACATATGGATACACAACGattatatcaagctttcagcttctaagaACAATATACCCCAAattatttttgctaaaatttgccGAGGTGAAAGTTTTtgcaaaatatttgtgaaaattcagcaaagtttgctaatTTGTTCAGTAATATCAACCGATCACCATCAACGTTTAGCTGTAACTTAGCATATTTTGCCGagagttcagcaaaaaaaatctgaaccttTTAGCTAGGCAAAATTTGGCTAAAAGCGTCTTGGTGTGTAGCATCACATCATGAAAGTTCTTAGTCTTTTGAGCAACTTTACcgtagacagtatccttctaagatcTAAGTGGTTTAAAACACGAGATAAAGatcggtccagaaagtatggacgcagtaaggaaatactggcatttcaaaattattgatggctagttctttttgaaagctacatcctgttggtcaacctattttctcagcatttgtatagtggtttttgcgattccaatagttagtttcaaaatacatgaactttcagcggaacatcatcgaaaaaatgtgcacaaacgatgtacagagctTGAAAGGTCATTTAGGAAATATGCAAAATATGGTGGGTGTAAGTGAGTAAaccgtgcaagcagcaatcagcaaacacggtggggataacacctttaagcataggcaaaaatttgGTAAACAAATAAAGATCTTTTCAACTCTTCATTAGatcaacaaataatgaaggtatttgagcacaagaaaaaaccatCTAACTTACACAGAACgaggtatgaccaaaaaagttcccatttcgaattccaatgctcatcgtggcaaagaacattTGAATTTCTGATCccatagtaagcagaaacaattaaaacgaagcccgaaacaagaaccatcgatcaggctcagacaactgaagacaaggtgcgtccatactttctggggcagtctttatacgACATTTAGACTGaattggaagctcctaagaatatTAGCaacacgcagtgagtgattctcgaactaaatggtTTTCCATGCAAAAGCTcgtagtcttctgagtaactctGTCGAAAACAGTATTCTTCTACGTGGTCCAGAACGCgggatatacgacgtttagactgaactggatgctcataagaacactagctccatgcagtgagtgattttctaaCTAAAATGTTTTCTATGTATAAGCTTTTAGTCttcggagcaactttgccgaagacagtatccttctaagtggtcaagaacgcgagatatacaacgttcagactaaactggtagctcaaaagaacactagcgccacgcagtgagtgattttctaaCTTAaatgtttcctatgtgaaagctcttagtcttctgagtaaccttgccgaagacagtatccttctaagtggtcaagaacacgagatatacgacgttcagactgaactagaagctcctaagaacactagcgccacgcagtgagtgattttctaactaaaatgtttcctatgtgaaagctcttagtcttctgagtgaacttgccgaagacagcatccttctaagtggtcaagaacacgagatatacgacgttcagactgaactagaagctcctaagaacactagcgccacgcagtgagtgattctcgaactaaattgttttctatgtgaaaccttttagtcttctgaacaactttgccgaagacagtatccttataAGTGGtcaagaacgcgagatatacgacgttcagactgaactagaagctcataagaacactagcgccatgcagtgagtgattctcgaactaaattgtttcctatgtgaatgcttttagtcttctgaacaactttgtcaaaaacagtgtccttctaagtggtccagatcacgagatatacgacgtttagactgaactggatgctcctaagaacactagcaccaAGCAGTGAAtgattcttgaactaaattgttttccatgcgaaagctcttagtcttttgagcaaccttgccgaagacagtatccttctaagtggtcaagaacacgagatatacgatgtTTAGACTGATCTGGCAGCTCATAAGAGCACTAGCCCCACTcagtgagtgattcttgaactAAATGGTTTCCTATGTCAAAGCTTTTAGTCTTCtcagcaactttgccgaaaacagtatccttctaaatggttcagaacgcgagatattccacaactactgaaAAAATGTAGTGCACTCCCACATGTCCGaaatggtgccctgtgtagcagattcccggtggccaatgttcccggaaccactttttcaacatatcaacacattcttgaaatTATTTATCTTTCAAGTAAgacattggtcatttgaattggtgaaaaaagcatcattctataagagtttgaatttctgggtcataatgaccccaatgcattattcgtaacttctcttatggcgccattttggtttcaccttaattttttttttgttttaaatgcttcgtttctgcaaaatattaaaagtcaagaagtttcattacgataagtttATTAACTAAAGAAATATTTgtgcttgaaatcgcgttttgggtcataataaccctaatgcacgacgaaggttaaggGAGACCGTTCTTACTGTTCAGCAGTGCACTCCCGTTTTCATCCTACTAAGGATCGAAGcgctgttttgtttcttattttgatattttcgtcCTAGTAGTGAGAGCACCCATGACTGTTGATCGTAGTGTGCCGTGTGCGACGAtggacgatcgtgcaaatgttcaattttTGTGTAGTTTACTTTAAGAATATAAGTGTTCCACAAAAATCATCATGTTTTCTTTAGAGTAACTCAAAAACCGATGGCCGTGGACAtaagtatgggacaaacatcaaaatcTCACTCCAGTCGACTTGTTAGATCccttttaggtcccatatgaactgtgcaaaatttcagcgcaatcggtgaaactataacactgttcgacaaaaaaaacttttgccgtgatcagagaccccattagtagggcatgaaagcgcatggaaaatgtagaaaaatgccattttcaaatctgttggagcacccctagaaactttttgagatgagtttgaattttattcatttttgaaggttcgacaagagctttagaaatcatcataaacacatttgaaatacaatatcttcgaaatgcagttttgtgcaacGCCGAaatcacagatctgagaagcaactttgat contains:
- the LOC109432241 gene encoding uncharacterized protein LOC109432241, encoding MFKLKNKLRNKFKSSKIDCHPDDFSVLSFDFSPEASPAPPPTASEQSDSNTSTGCDRSFQNDGCDPPPASADESGPTSSLNYSCCYNYNFNINYNFSPPPHGCNVGRESPKWCDEEICEELHLFDSDSNLAAEIPLEPSKKSKTSKKVRPTSTDRSKRSFSSMSSKVTPGNPRAPKASMKASRCLSTSDLSTYKGSGYSDHSYDYNNICNRLHSVKITEMLDQKGTNLTDHDRRILHCMVLKRIKEIERLEESVVAKQCWEQEKAYRKSLLDEQERNYKKAIKLKRNIEKIEIRNRKQRLERLEQQQIEKIQNEITEKDIRSSSLRKTLEIQKGIKECEKKNRELKRIEDATINQEEKTLDKDIWRQALVDHLEERVQRADVLRHRVLDVYKRRVKIDNQLEKKMHDHNLKQTLEQERYKLMKLQERIMMRESRYQRFKDSKKRIFDQLKSRAKTTAALRDMVKHSISPDTCAKTIVGNQQRVINVVQVK